The Desulfobulbus propionicus DSM 2032 DNA segment GAACCAACGCACCCGCTGGGCGGACGTTCCATGGGTGAAGGAATCAGGGGTGACGTATCCCCGGTGTTGTTGCTGCAAACGGTCATCGCCGATCTGGCTGGCGGCGTTGAGGGCTTCCTCGATATCGCCCGGCTCCACCACCTGCCTGACCCTGTCCGCATGATGCGCCCAAATGCCGGCAAAGCAATCCGCCTGCAGTTCCATTTTCACCATCAGCCTGTTGTACTCGACCTCGGCCACCTGTTGGCGTAGCGCCTGGACCTTGTTGGCTATTCCGAGCAGGTTCTGCACGTGATGCCCCACCTCGTGGGCAATGACATAGGCCTGGGCAAAATCGCCGGGAGCGTTCATCTGCTGTTTCAGGTCGTGGTAGAAAGAGAGGTCGATATAGACCTTGGAGTCCGCCGAACAGTAGAAGGGACCCATGGCCGCCTGGGCAAACCCGCAGGCCGAGTGGACCGCACCGCTGAACAGCACTAGGGTCGGTTCGGCGTATTCCCTGCCGCCGGAGCGGAAAATCTGGTGCCAGGTATCCTCGGTGTCCGCCAGGACCACGGAGACAAAATCGGCCAACTGCTGTTCTTCCTGGGAATAAGGAGATTTTTCGAGGCGTCCCGGCTGACTGACCTGGGACGTCTCGCCCATGTTGAGGATGAGCGAGGGATCGATGCCGAAATACATGGCCACCAGGGCGAGGAGAAGAATGCCGAAGCCGCCGCCCTTGACCTTTCCCGGAATCCGGACCCTGCGTTGATCCTCCACGTTGCTTGATCTCCGTCCGTCACGCCATAACATGTCTGTCCCTCCCCTTGATTGGTTGAGCTTGCCGATCTTCGGCCCCGTGTGCTGATAGGTTCCGGTGTCCGGAGTTCACGGGGCATCTTGGGTCGTCGCGGTTGGCGACGTTCCCTGAACGTCACCTTTGCTTCTCTGTATCGAAAGAAAAATCGTGCCCGTTCCTCGTTGCGAGCGGGCATTGTTCGCGCCGACATTTCAAGGGATGCGGGCTTGTCATCGCTGTCTGGCCCTGACCAGATAATACAGGACCGGCACCGCCATCCGGCTGATGAGCAATGAAGCGATTTCACCGAACATCAGGGAGATGGCCAGGCCCTGGAAAATCGGGTCGGCAAGAATGACCGAAGCGCCGACCACCACTGCCAGCGCGGTCAGCAGCATCGGCCGGAAACGGATGGCCCCGGCCTCGACCACCGCCTCGGCGAGCGAGAGACCGTGGCTGAGGCGCAGTTCGATGAAATCCACCAGGATGATCGAGTTGCGGACCACGATGCCTGCTCCGGCCATGAAGCCGATCATCGAGGTGGCGGTGAAAAAGCCGTTCAGCGCCCAATGGGCGGGCAGGATGCCGATCAGCGAGAACGGGATGGCGGCCATCACCACCAGCGGGGTGACGTAGTCCTTGAACCAGCCGACCATCAGCATGTAGATCAGCACCATGACCACGCAGAAGGCTAGTCCCAGATCGCGGAAGACCTCCAGGGTGATGTGCCACTCGCCGTCCCATTTCATCGCCGGCTGGTTTTCCAGAAAAGGTTGGTTGAGGTTGTACACGGTCACCGGTCCGGCCTGGCCGCCGAAGTCGGCCGCATCCAGTTGCTTGAGCCGCTGGTTCATCTGCAGAATCGGGTATACCGGGCTTTCCGCCGCGCCGGCGACGTCGCCGGTGACGTAGACCACCGGTTTGAGATTCTTGCGGTAGATCGGCTGATCAACCGGCTGCTCGCTGACCCGCACCAGTTCGCGCAGGGGCACCAGCGGCGCCTGGGGCTGGGTCGCCGGCCGCAGGGAGATGTTGAGCAGGTTGTCGATCCGGGCCCGCTGTGCTTGCGGCAGCTGCACCACGATATCGATCTCCTCCTTGTCGCGGGGCTGGTGAAACAGGTCGAGGGAACGGCCGGACAAGCCCATCTCCACCGCCTGGGCGATTTCAGCCTCGGACAGGCCGTTGAGCGCGGCCTTTTCCTTGTCCACCTTCAGCACCAGCTTGGATCGTTCCTGCTCGCGGTACCAATCGATATCCACCACACCGTCGGTGGTGGCAAAAATATTCTTGACTTCGTTGGCCAGTCGTACCCGGCTGCACTCATCCGGACCGTAGATTTCGGCCACCAGGGTTTGCAGCACCGGCGGACCGGGCGGTACTTCGGCCACCGCCACGGCTGCCCCGTAGTGGGCCGCGATCCGCGCGATTTCCGGCCGCACCCGTTTGGCGATGTCGTGGCTCTGACTGTCGCGGTCCGCCTTGGGACGGAGGTTGATCTGGACATCGGCCACGGTCGGGCCGGAACGCATGAAGTAGTGGCGGACCAAGCCGTTGAAATTGTAGGGAGAGGCCGTGCCGGCATAAATCTGGTAATTGACCACCTCGGGCTCGCGGCCGGCCGCCTCGGCCATTTTCATGGCTACGTGAGCGGTCTGTTCCAGGGTCGACCCCTCGGGCATGTCGAGAATGATTTGAAATTCCGACTTGTTGTCAAAAGGCAGCATTTTCACCTTGACCTTGCCCAGGTACACCAGGGAACAGGAGGCGAGCAACAGCATCACGATCAGGGCGAAAAATCCCAGCCGCCAGGCGGCATGGGCCAGGAGCGGGTCCATGATCCGGTGATAGAGGCGGGTGAACCAATCGTCCGGGGCGTGGTCCGGATCGTGGCCAGCCTCGTTGCCGGCTCCTTTGGGCGGGCGCAGGATGCGGATGGCCGCCCAGGGGGTGACGGTGAAGGCGATGGCCAGGGAAAAGACCATGGCCGCCGAGGCGCCGATCGGGATGGGCCGCATGTAGGGACCCATCAAGCCGCCGACAAAGGCCATGGGCAATATGGCGGCGATCACCGCCCAGGTAGCGAGAATGGTGGGGTTGCCGACCTCGATCACCGCCGCCACGGCAATGTCCTTGAGGGAGGCGCGCTGGCTGGCTGGCAGCCGCAGATGGCGGACGATATTCTCGACCACCACGATGGCGTCATCCACCAGGATGCCGATGGAGAAGATCAGGGCGAACAGGGTGATGCGGTTGAGGGTGTAGCCGTACAGGTAGAACAGGAGCAGGGTCAGCGACAGGGTCGAGGGAATAGCGAGGAGGACAATGATCGATTCGCGCCAGCCAAGGAAAAACAGGATGAGCAGGGCCACGCCGAAGACCGCGATGCCCATGTGGAGCAGCAGTTCATTGGATTTTTCGGCCGCAGTCTCGCCGTAGTCGCGGGTGACGGTTACCGAAACCTCGGGTGGGATGAGCGTGCCCTTGAGGCTGTCCACCTTGCGCAGCACCGTCTCCACCACGTGGACCGCATTGGCGCCGGGCCGCTTGGCCACCGACAGGGTGACCGCCGCTTCGGGATCGCCGTCCTGCCTGCCGAACAGCACGTAGGATTGGGGCTCCTCCGGGCCGTCGATGACCGTTGCGACCTCGTGCAGATAGACGGGCCGGCCGCCGTGGACCCCGACCACGATCCGCCCGGCCTCCTCGGCGGAATCAAGGAAGGTGCCGGTCTGCAGCAGCACCTCGTTGTTCAGGGCGCGCAGGGTGCCGGACTGGGATTGCCGGTTGGCCTGCTGCAGGCGCTGAACCAGATCCCCGGGACTGAGGTCGCGGGCCGCCAGCAACAGGGGATCGAATTGCACCCGCAGTTGTCTGCGGGTACCGCCGATCAGCCGGGTTTCCGCCACCTCGAAGATCGATTTGATGGCATCATCGACCTCGGCGGCCAGACGGCGCAGGGTGAAATGATCGGAGGTGGTGGAATGGAAGGTCAGGGCCAGGATCGGCACATCGTCAATGGAGTGCGGTTTGATCAGCGGCAGGGATACCCCGTGGGGGATGCGGTCGAAGTTGGTCTGCAGCTTCTGGTTGAGACTGACGATCGCTTTCTCGAAATCCTCGCCCACGTAGAAACGGGCGATCAGCAGGCACTGGCCGGGCATGGAGGTGGAGTAGATGTACTCGACGCCGGGCAGTTCATAGAGCAACTTCTCCATGGGGACGGCCAAGCGCTGCTCGACTTCCTTGGCGGTGGCGCCGGGCATGGAGACCATCACGTCGATCATCGGTACCTTGATCTGCGGCTCCTCCTCGCGCGGCAGCAGGGAAAGGGCCAGCAAGCCCAGCAGCAGCGAGGCGATCAACCCGATTGGGGTCAACTTGGAACCGACAAAGGCCGCGGCCAGCCGTCCGGCAAAACCAGGATGGGTCGAGTTGCCGCTCATGGCTGAACCTGCAATGCCTGACCATGGACCAGCAGGCGGTTGTTGGTGGTGACCACGGTTTCGTCGGGCGCCAAGCCGGCGAGAATCTCGACCAT contains these protein-coding regions:
- the ypfJ gene encoding KPN_02809 family neutral zinc metallopeptidase gives rise to the protein MLWRDGRRSSNVEDQRRVRIPGKVKGGGFGILLLALVAMYFGIDPSLILNMGETSQVSQPGRLEKSPYSQEEQQLADFVSVVLADTEDTWHQIFRSGGREYAEPTLVLFSGAVHSACGFAQAAMGPFYCSADSKVYIDLSFYHDLKQQMNAPGDFAQAYVIAHEVGHHVQNLLGIANKVQALRQQVAEVEYNRLMVKMELQADCFAGIWAHHADRVRQVVEPGDIEEALNAASQIGDDRLQQQHRGYVTPDSFTHGTSAQRVRWFHRGYQTGTVSSCDTFGAQSL
- a CDS encoding efflux RND transporter permease subunit; this encodes MSGNSTHPGFAGRLAAAFVGSKLTPIGLIASLLLGLLALSLLPREEEPQIKVPMIDVMVSMPGATAKEVEQRLAVPMEKLLYELPGVEYIYSTSMPGQCLLIARFYVGEDFEKAIVSLNQKLQTNFDRIPHGVSLPLIKPHSIDDVPILALTFHSTTSDHFTLRRLAAEVDDAIKSIFEVAETRLIGGTRRQLRVQFDPLLLAARDLSPGDLVQRLQQANRQSQSGTLRALNNEVLLQTGTFLDSAEEAGRIVVGVHGGRPVYLHEVATVIDGPEEPQSYVLFGRQDGDPEAAVTLSVAKRPGANAVHVVETVLRKVDSLKGTLIPPEVSVTVTRDYGETAAEKSNELLLHMGIAVFGVALLILFFLGWRESIIVLLAIPSTLSLTLLLFYLYGYTLNRITLFALIFSIGILVDDAIVVVENIVRHLRLPASQRASLKDIAVAAVIEVGNPTILATWAVIAAILPMAFVGGLMGPYMRPIPIGASAAMVFSLAIAFTVTPWAAIRILRPPKGAGNEAGHDPDHAPDDWFTRLYHRIMDPLLAHAAWRLGFFALIVMLLLASCSLVYLGKVKVKMLPFDNKSEFQIILDMPEGSTLEQTAHVAMKMAEAAGREPEVVNYQIYAGTASPYNFNGLVRHYFMRSGPTVADVQINLRPKADRDSQSHDIAKRVRPEIARIAAHYGAAVAVAEVPPGPPVLQTLVAEIYGPDECSRVRLANEVKNIFATTDGVVDIDWYREQERSKLVLKVDKEKAALNGLSEAEIAQAVEMGLSGRSLDLFHQPRDKEEIDIVVQLPQAQRARIDNLLNISLRPATQPQAPLVPLRELVRVSEQPVDQPIYRKNLKPVVYVTGDVAGAAESPVYPILQMNQRLKQLDAADFGGQAGPVTVYNLNQPFLENQPAMKWDGEWHITLEVFRDLGLAFCVVMVLIYMLMVGWFKDYVTPLVVMAAIPFSLIGILPAHWALNGFFTATSMIGFMAGAGIVVRNSIILVDFIELRLSHGLSLAEAVVEAGAIRFRPMLLTALAVVVGASVILADPIFQGLAISLMFGEIASLLISRMAVPVLYYLVRARQR